ATATTACTCATCATCTAAATATCCATTTCTCATAACTATGTTTCTTTCTTCAACTCTTCTAAAACTTGTTTTGCTACTTCTACTCCATATTGAGCTACTATAGAATCAGCTAAAATATGATGATATTCTCTTCTCATTTCATCAGTTATAGTTCCTTCAACTTCTACTGTTATTTTTCTATTTCTTTTCATATAATCACCTATATAGAAATTCATATTATTGTATTCATTTGTGATTAAATTTGATACAATAAATCTTTTTGCTCTACTTGTACATTATATCCTGCCTTATCTAATATACCAAGTATTGCCTTTAAATAGTCGTCCAAAATACTTCAAGCATCTTTATAACCTATACCTGAATCCTATCGTGCTAAAAGAATGAGTAATAGCAATTCCAAAATGCGATGTATATTTTGTCTTAAGATATACTTCATAAATTTATTTATCGGAGTATTTGACAAAAACATGAAACAATATACAATTATGTTATAAGGTTTAGGAAGGAATGAAATAACAAATGAAAAAAATAATTAGTGGTTTAGTATTCGGATTGATGTTATTTTCTTTAGTTGGGTACAGCAGCTTTTCAAAAGGAATTGTAAATGGGTATATTGATAGAACTAAATATGCAGGAATAAATATAAAAGAAATAAAAGAAGAAAAAATCATGAATGGTTCTGGAGACGAAATAAATAAAAGAGGAACAGTAACATATAATCCATATAAAATAACAGATGAATCTTTAAGTAATTTTTATAAAGATAAAATTAAAGATTCTCGCTATAGCCATTATACTTTAATAAATGAGAAAGATAAAACACAAGGAATAGTATCGGTTTTATGTATAAATGTATTAACATATGGTGAAATAGATGATACTGGATCTATAGTAAAAGCGTATAAAAATTTTGAAGTCAAAATAGAAGAGTTGAACAGTTAGGATATTTAATTTCCTAGCTTTTTAAAATAAGGCTATGTTTTAATATAGTGTTAAAACATAGCCATATATGCTAGATTAACAATTATAGAATCTTCATATTTTCATAGATTTTATATTTCTTAAAGTGCATTAATGTCTTCCTTTATTGATATCCCAATTTCATTAATAAATTGGAATCTGTCTTACTCAGCTGACAAGTTAATTACGTCTTCTTCTGTAATCTCTCGTAATACTTTACAAGGATTACCTACCGCAATTACCCCTGCTGGAATATCTTTATTTACCACACTTCCAGCACCAATAATGCTGCCTTTTCCTATAGTAACTCCACCACATACAGTAACATTAGCACCAATCCATACATCATCTTCTATTGTAATAGGTTTCGAAGTTCCAATTCCTTCTGCCCTTTGTATTGGAAGCACAGCATGTCCTGAGCACGCCAAACAAACTCCAGGAGCTATAAATGCATTTGCACCAATATAGACTGGCGATGTATCTAGTATCACACAATTATAGTTGATCACAGTAAGTCCATGTGTATGTATATTGAAACCATAATCACAATGAAATGAAGGTTCAATAAATGTTAGCGGATTATAAGTTCCAAGTAATTTTTTTAAAATGCTACTTCTCTTTTCTCCTTCTGATGGTGAAGTCTGATTATATTTCCAACATAATTCTTTCGCCTTTTGTTGTAATTCTGACGACATATCTGTGTGCTTTGAATAATATCCTTTATTTTGTTTCATAATTTCTGTAAAATCCATTATCTTACTCCTTTCAAATTACTATTTGTCTTTTAGTAAATTATAACATATTTACTGAATATCTCACTTCCTTATTCCAGAAGATCGCTATTTTTATTTGATACACTAAATGAATATCTTCTAAAGCTTTTTGAATTGAGAATACCGCAAATTCATTTTACTGAATAATACGGTATTTAATTATTTATTTTTTTATTGTACATATTATACATGCATCAATTGTACTTGTATTCTAACTATATTGGGTAATCTAATATTTGTTTATTCCTAATTATCCATGGTTCTTTTCAACAACTTATTCAGCAGGCTTAGTTACATTAACTACACCATGTGGATGTTGTGGTGGTGCATAGATAGCGTATACTTTAAGTGGTTCATCGCCTGTATTAATAATATTGTGCCAAGTGCCAGCAGGTATCATGATTGCAAAGTCATCATATACGTTTTCTTGAAAATCTAGGCTGTCTTTGCTTGTTCCCATTTTAACAATTCCTTGTCCCTCTTCAACACGTATGAACTGATCAATTTCAGGATGAACTTCCAAACCTATGTCATCACCAACCTCGATGCTCATCAATGTAACTTGAAGATTGTCTCCTGTCCATAAACCGGTTCGGTAATTATTGTTTTCCTTGGTGACTTCATTAATATTAACTACGAAAGGTTCTGGACCATAGTCTTCCAATACAATTGGACCATCGTCCATTAATCTCGAACTATTCTCCATTTTATCATTAATTGGAACATAATGGTCATAAGCATAAGGACACGGATAAGTTCTATAATCATTATAAATACCTTCTGGGTTATTATCACAATAAGGACATGGATGCAATCTATGAGTATTATTCATATTGTTTCTTCCTTCTATAATATTTCAAATTCATAATATGTTTTAATTTTTTAAAGTGTTCTTATATTCATTGTAAATACTGTATTATTTAATTTTTAACTAATGTCTCTTCTCCATTCATCCTAAATATACTATTTCCACTTAGTATAAGAAAAAATTCTTCTTGTTTTAAATACGAATATGGTAATTTTATTTTTTATTATACATGGATCCTTTTTTCCTATTGCACATCAAAAAAATACCGCAAATTCATTTCTGAATAATGCGATATTTGAATTTGTTATTTTTTTATTATTTCAGCATTTGTAACTAAATTACTTTTAAATTCGTTACTCTTGCTAAAGTTGGAACATCATCTTCTTCACCATCTACTACAACAACTGCACTATGATCTCCCATTAACTTAATTATAGTACCTTTCTTACCTTTGTTCTCATTTTCTAAAAATTCAACTCTATCATTTACTTCCATCAATAATTCCTCCATATTTCTACATAATAATTTTCTATAACAAATTAATTATATCATGTTTCTTTAAATATCTCATTCTTCAATTTTAGAGAATTAATACAATCTTCACCATCAAGTAGTTCCTTATATTCAATAAGGAACTACTCGTTACTTGCTTTTTTAGAAAATGTCATCTAATACTGGTAAGCATTTATAATAGACGTTTACTTTCTAATATTTATTTAAATAGATGAATAACGCAAACTTTTTCCGTTAATAATAAAAATGAAGTAAGGAGGTGATACTAATGGGTACTTCTCAATACAACAAGAACAAGAATGAAAAGAGTAACACAGACAAAAATAAGAATAAAAACAATAATGATAAAGGCAATAATAAAGTATAATATTTTAGTATTATGCAGTAAAAAATATCACAATTTCATTTCTGAATAATGTGATATTTTTTATTGTTATTTATTTTCATGTGCCTTAGTTTATTCTTGCACCATCAGAACCTATTTTATATCCATCAATTATAGTATTTGTAACCATAGCACCTTTATATCCATTAGATATTGGATTTAGATAATACCATTTTCCACTAGACGAACTCTTTAACCACCCAGTTTGCATAATTCCGATTTCATTCATATAGTACCATCTTCCATCTATTTTTTGCCATGCTGTTTGCTTAGTTCCATCTGGTGCTATAAAATACCAATTTCCACTTATTTGTTGCCATCCCTCACTTAATGATGTAGTAAGATTACTTGGAGCTGTTGTTGTTGTTGTTGAGCTTGTACCAGTTGATGATTTAGTAATATTTAGCTCATATTGTCTTTCATTATCATCATCATCTGTGATTTTAACTGTGATAGTATTTTTACCTGCTGATAATGATACTTTCTTTGTCCAATCATCATCATCATCTACACTTGTACCATTAATCTTAACAGTGTAATCATCGTCATCTGGCTCTGCACATACTTTTACATAGCTTACTTTATTATTAACATTTATATTATATGATGATGTCCCTTTAGCAAAATTAAAATTAATATCATCATTATCATATGTCAATGATAAATCCTTTAAATAAATATCATCTTCATCTTTGTCATCATCTTCCTTTTGAACTTTAAGAGAATATGATTCTTTAAGTGTTGATCCACTATATGCTTGAATTTTAAGTGTTACACTGCTTGAAATCTTAACTTCTTCATCTAAATCTATTTCTGTACTTCCTTTATAAATTTTAATGCTATCACAACCAGTTCCTAAATCAATATCAGTAACTTTGATTTTCTTTACATTGCTTTCAACCTCAGCATATAATTTTGTCGGAACTTTATCATCATCATCTAATTTACTTAACTTATACTTACTGTTATAACTGCTTTTAGTATATACATTTACGCTTTTATCTTTATTGGTTTCTAGTTTTATATCAGTAATATATCCTGAAGAACTAGCTGCATAAACAGCTGTTGTTCCTAAATTTAAAATGCTTGGCATTAGTGTAGATCCAAAATTTAATGCTAAAGCAATTGCTATTGTTTTTTTTATGTTTTTATTCATTTTTATGTCCCCCTAC
The DNA window shown above is from Clostridium beijerinckii and carries:
- a CDS encoding sugar O-acetyltransferase, whose protein sequence is MDFTEIMKQNKGYYSKHTDMSSELQQKAKELCWKYNQTSPSEGEKRSSILKKLLGTYNPLTFIEPSFHCDYGFNIHTHGLTVINYNCVILDTSPVYIGANAFIAPGVCLACSGHAVLPIQRAEGIGTSKPITIEDDVWIGANVTVCGGVTIGKGSIIGAGSVVNKDIPAGVIAVGNPCKVLREITEEDVINLSAE
- a CDS encoding cupin domain-containing protein → MNNTHRLHPCPYCDNNPEGIYNDYRTYPCPYAYDHYVPINDKMENSSRLMDDGPIVLEDYGPEPFVVNINEVTKENNNYRTGLWTGDNLQVTLMSIEVGDDIGLEVHPEIDQFIRVEEGQGIVKMGTSKDSLDFQENVYDDFAIMIPAGTWHNIINTGDEPLKVYAIYAPPQHPHGVVNVTKPAE